The genomic segment GGGCTATTACTCTTTTTCTATAAAAACACAGGAGAGTCCATTGGTAGCGGCTCTAGCAAAGACTTTATATCATTAATCTCCTTTATTAAGCCACTTTCATCATCACCGACATCTTGAATTAGCTTTGCAATTTTTCCTCTTTCTTCTATTAATATAGTATTCAATTGACTAATAAAAGTTTCATTCACATCTTTAGTCATATCATCAACAATATTTTGGACATGGGAACCTCTTACAACTGCCTTTAACTGTTGTTCTGTCAAAGCCTTTCCCCCGCTTTTCAGCGTGAAAGGTCCAATGTTACCAATTTTTTGCTCAGTACCTTCTGATGCAAAATTTTGTATATCATTTTGTAAATCCTGGTCTATTGTCATATAAATTAACTCCTATAAAAAATTAAAATTTTAAAACTAACTTAGCTATATTGAAATAACATACGAAAAAGCAACAGCCTGGTATCAGACTGTTGCCTTCTTCGATTAAAGTAATCCGTTCTCTTCTCCAGTAGTAAAACCAGGGGCATGTGCAACCTGTCCTTCAAGCTCTTCTTTGATATCTTCCATTTCTTCTTTGAGACTTGTAATTGTACTGTTAATCTCACTTGTTTTTGTGCCTATGGTTTGATCAATATATTCACAAACACCTGTGTTGTATTTAGCAATATTGCTGATTAGATTATCATAAAAACTCTTAAAATGAAGTATGCCAAGCGCAATTCCTGTTAGCTCTTCCTCCTCATTTTCTGTTAGCTTCTCGCTGAGGTCAAATTTTTTCTCTAACCTCGTACCAGTTGTTTTATCCTTAACTTTTACCGTAACCTCTTTAACTTTTGGGTTTTCAAACTTTGGAAACCCAAGACTAGATTTCTGAGTTTCAAGTAATCCACTTTCCTCTGAAACTTGTCCATTGGAATATAGCTCTATGTTTTTATTCATAATAAGTTCTCCTATAAAAATTAATTATTTAATAAATTTTTACTATATAAATAGTATTGAATCATTGCTGCTATCTACCACTGCGAGATCTGGATTACGTGCAATCTGTGGCATATCCTCCTTCATTTGTTCGAGTATCCTCATCATCTCCTCCTGCTTTGCACTGTGATCCCCAAACTTCTCCTCCAATACTCTAACGATAGTATCAAGTTGAGTTTTATCACCTGATTGACCAACCACAGCCGCAACTTTCTCATAAGGCAGCTTGTGAATAATGTCTTTGAGTTCTTCTGCGTTCAGATTGTTCAAAAGTTCTGCAAATTGCTGATCAGACATATTGTGGGCAAAAATTTGCAACTTCTCTGGGTTATTAGCTAGAGATTTAATAATGATGTGGACTCTACTAGGTTCAATTAGATCTTGAGCTATTGCTTCAAGTTTCTCATCATCTAGCTTATTAACTAAATCCTTTAATTTATCTTCTTCTAAAGTGTGTACTAGAACTTGAAGTTGATCATATCCCAGTTCCTTGGAAAGGATACTTAAATGATGATCAGCTAAATCTCTTGCTAGCTCTGCAAGTTGATAATTATCTATATTTTTAATGAGTGCCTTGAACTGATCTGTTTTTAAGTGGGGTAAAATATCTCCTAACTGTTCTGGATGTAATCCCCTCACTAAAAATCCAAGCTGATCCTCATTTAAAATAGGGACAATAATCTTTAGTTTTGTCTCATTTAATTCCTGAGCAAAAGTTTGTAATTGGTGATTAGTTAAATGATCCACCAAAACTTCAAGTTGAGTGTCAGTTAGGTGTTCTGCTAAGATTTGTAATTG from the Candidatus Wolbachia massiliensis genome contains:
- a CDS encoding magnesium transporter MgtE N-terminal domain-containing protein is translated as MSEKKYIFKIDSSKAIEKFDAGEVFTGSDFKVTCENCLYDREIKLVENYRGYNSLDSALALLGGSYFTVVKNENVIDIVKHEDNGDVVFNIVRSNENNRDVIAYFSDKNGTSTSNSNSNEWCIINIIEDFKDLYNAISTSNICLLGDLTDIYIQDVAKYFTDSQLQTLIKHLTNEQLQILAEHLTDTQLEVLVDHLTNHQLQTFAQELNETKLKIIVPILNEDQLGFLVRGLHPEQLGDILPHLKTDQFKALIKNIDNYQLAELARDLADHHLSILSKELGYDQLQVLVHTLEEDKLKDLVNKLDDEKLEAIAQDLIEPSRVHIIIKSLANNPEKLQIFAHNMSDQQFAELLNNLNAEELKDIIHKLPYEKVAAVVGQSGDKTQLDTIVRVLEEKFGDHSAKQEEMMRILEQMKEDMPQIARNPDLAVVDSSNDSILFI